One segment of Larus michahellis chromosome 14, bLarMic1.1, whole genome shotgun sequence DNA contains the following:
- the TEPSIN gene encoding AP-4 complex accessory subunit tepsin has protein sequence MAAPLRDRLSFLGRLPVLLRGTADDDVPCPGYLLEEIAKISHESPGSSQCLLEYLLNRLQSSSCRVKLKVLKILLHTCAQGSPQFVLQLKRNACFIREATVFSGPPDPLHGNSLNQKVRAAAEDLASVLFSDAPLPQPAVLSARPLPPTGMGSSPSPCGSLQGFGFSGEKSGSASTGEALLSTIQRAAEAVAHAVLPSPEGPRPRRRELHEDAYQPVRAPSPTRSPAGAVKPPVATAAHSTRVSHQPGLAGGGWEEADSGHSSQDSSQGNGELSRTSDSCSKSGSDSHSGASRELTHVAERVDADSLGDCVREVSLVSALTRGARVFLTREEAQHFVKECGLLNCEVVLELLSRALEDPSDSIRMRSMCAISSLMCSDLLSLDQIFATTRQQLQQLSQGSPGPVANRATKILRQFEALCRGQPSPKSARPHSDPSALAVDSAPCTGDLLTDVLPLAGESILTPLSTAPLPMAMPAHSEEQGVEAETHGQPGAAVPACPCEQEVVSRLAADTVPSCSLSLFAGMELVARPGAMLCPDSLPAEPRTLSQPQDRQTDAEGSLQPSAFAFLNM, from the exons ATGGCGGCGCCGCTGCGAGACCGGTTGAGTTTCCTGGGCCGG ctgccgGTGCTGCTGAGGGGAACGGCCGACGACGACGTCCCCTGCCCCGGGTACCTGCTGGAGGAGATCGCCA AGATCTCCCACGAGTCGCCTGGCAGCAGCCAGTGCCTGCTGGAGTATCTCCTCAACcggctgcagagcagctcctgccgCGTCAAGCTGAAG GTGCTGAAGATCCTGCTGCACACATGCGCCCAGGGCTCCCCGCAGTTCGTCCTGCAGCTGAAGAGGAACGCCTGCTTCATACGGGAGGCAACAG TGTTTTCTgggcccccagaccccctccaTGGCAACAGCTTGAACCAGAAGGTGCGGGCGGCCGCAGAG GACTTGGCCAGTGTTCTCTTTTCGGATGCGCCGCTCCCCCAGCCTGCCGTGCTTTCTGCCCGTCCCCTGCCTCCCACGG GCAtgggctccagccccagcccctgcggcTCCTTGCAAGGATTTGGCTTCAGCGGTGAGAAAAGCGGCTCTG CTTCGACGGGGGAAGCCCTGCTCAGCACCATCCAGCGAGCAGCCGAAGCGGTGGCCCACGCTGTGCTCCCCTCCCCGGAGGGGCCCCGGCCTCGCCGCAGGGAGCTCCACGAGGATGCCTACCAGCCCGTGAGAGCCCCCTCTCCCACCAGgagcccagctggggctgtgaaGCCACCCGTGGCCACCGCAGCACACAGCACCCGAG TGAGCCACCAGCCGGGGCTGGCCGGAGgcggctgggaggaggcagaCAGTGGACACAGCTCCCAGGACTCCTCGCAGGGGAACGGCGAGTTGAGCCGCACCTCGGACTCCTGCAGCAAATCGGGCAGCGACAGCCACTCCGGGGCCAGCCGGGAGCTGACCCACGTGGCCGAGAG GGTGGACGCTGACAGCCTGGGTGACTGCGTGCGAGAGGTGAGCCTGGTGTCGGCGCTGACCCGCGGTGCCAGGGTCTTCCTCACCAGGGAGGAAGCACAGCACTTCGTCAAGGA GTGCGGGCTGCTGAACTGCGAGGTGGTGCTGGAGCTGCTCAGCCGGGCGCTGGAGGACCCCAGTGACAGCATCCGCATG agaTCCATGTGCGCCATCTCCTCCCTCATGTGCTCCGACCTGCTCTCCCTGGACCAGATCTTCGCCACGACtcggcagcagctgcagcagctcagccaaGGCAGCCCCGGTCCCGTCGCCAACCGAGCAACAAAG atCCTGCGGCAGTTTGAGGCGCTCTGCAGAGGCCAGCCCTCCCCGAAGAGTGCCCGCCCGCACTCGGACCCCTCCGCCCTCGCCGTGGACTCAGCCCCGTGCACTGGGGACCTGCTGACGGACGTCCTGCCCCTGGCAGGCGAGAGCATCCTCACCCCTCTGAGCACAGCCCCGCTCCCTATGGCCATGCCGGCCCACAGTGAGGAGCAAGGGGTGGAAGCGGAGACTCATGGGCAGCCCGGTGCTGCAGTGCCAGCCTGTCCCTGCGAGCAGGAGGTGGTGAGCAGGCTGGCAGCGGACACGGTGCCCTCCTGCAGCCTGTCCCTCTTCGCCGGCATGGAGCTGGTGGCCCGTCCCGGCGCGATGCTCTGCCCGGACTCTCTGCCGGCAGAGCCGCGGACActgtcccagccccaggacaGGCAGACGGACGCAGAGGGCAGCCTGCAGCCATCGGCCTTCGCCTTCCTCAACATGTAG
- the NDUFAF8 gene encoding NADH dehydrogenase [ubiquinone] 1 alpha subcomplex assembly factor 8, giving the protein MSGRGVWLRTRARLRRFPALLAGCGEQAAAYGRCVAAAAGGTAELRRDACLEEFRALRECFARAAKATPK; this is encoded by the exons atgTCGGGCCGGGGCGTCTGGCTGCGGACGCGGGCGCGGCTGCGGCGCTTCCCCGCGCTGCTGGCGGGCTGCGGGGAGCAg GCGGCGGCCTATGGGCGGtgcgtggcggcggcggcgggcgggacggCGGAGCTGCGACGGGACGCCTGCCTGGAGGAGTTCAGGGCGCTGCGGGAGTGCTTCGCCAGGGCG GCCAAGGCGACGCCCAAGTGA